Below is a window of Janthinobacterium lividum DNA.
GTTCTCGAAAAACAGCGCGCAGCTGGCCGCCCTGTTTGCGCAGGATGAAATCTGGGCCGCGCCCGTGGCGCGCTTTACCTGGTCGCAAATGCTCAAGACGGGCCTGCCCCTGAAGTGGAGCATCCCGGCCGAAGGTCAGGCGGCTGGCATGAACGTGATGGGTATCGTCGCCGGTTCGAAGAATGCGGACCTGGCTTACCAGCTGATGGATTTCTGGCTGTCCAAGGAAGTGCAGACGCAGCTGGCGACCAACCTGGTCGACTCGCCCGTCAACAAGGACGTGCGCCTGTCGGTGGCCGCCGCGCAATTCAATACCTATGGCGCCGACCAGATCAATTCGCTGAAATTCGTCAAGCCGGAAACCATCATCAAGCAGCGCACGAACTGGATGACGCAGTGGAACAAGGCCATGAGCAAATAGTGGTGACGAGGAGAAAACACCATGTTTGCTGATCCAAAAAAGCGTCTGGGACTGCTGCTGGTCCTGCCGGCGCTGATCTTTATCGTCGTCTGCTTCCTGCTGCCCGTGCTGGCCTTGCTGGTCGACGCCTTCCGCGTCGGCGACGGCATGCAGTGGGGCGTTGACCGCTTCATTGAATTCTTCTCGCAGGAATTCAACCGCACCATCTTCTGGCGCACCTTGCGCATCGCCGCGCTGGTGACGCTCGCCTCCATCATCCTCGGCTATCCGGCCGCGCAAGCCGTGGCGCGCGTGTCGCCGAAGTGGCGCGGGCTGGTGGTGGGCATGATGATCTTGCCGCTGATGGTCTCGCCGATCGCGCGTACCTACGCGTGGATCGTGCTGCTGGGCCGCAACGGCGCCGTCAACGCGGCGCTCGTCAACATGGGCTTGACGGAAGAGCCACTGCGTTTGCTGTTCAGCGAATTTGCCGTGTTTGTCGGCTTGCTGCAATTGCTGCTGCCGCTGATGCTGATGTCGCTGGCGGGCGCGCTGGAAAACCTGCCGCGCGATGTGGAACCGGCTGCCGCCACCCTGGGCGCCAATCCGTGGCAAGTGTTTTGCAAGGTCACCCTGCCGCTGACGCAGGAAGGCCTGGTGGTCGGCGGCACGCTCGTATTTACGGGCTGCGTGACGGCCTATGTGACGCCAGCCCTCTTGGGTGGCACCAAGGTGCTGATGCTGGAAACCCTGCTGTACCAAAAGGTCAGCGTGGAGAGCGATTTCGGCGCGGCCAACGTCATCGCCGTCATCCTCGTCTGCATGACCCTGCTGGTCAACGCCGGCCTTAAACGTATTTCCTCGAGCCGGAGTTCCGTATGAAAGAAAGCTTGTTTTCGCGCGCCGTCCTGTGGCTGGTGTTTTTGTTCCTGCTGGGACCTTTCGCCATCGTCGTGCTGGCGGGCTTTTCCGGCGGCGAAACCTTGGCGTTCCCGCCCGAGTCGTACTCGCTGCGCTGGATACTCGAAGTGTGGTCGGCGCCCGAGTTCCGCCGCGCCTTCCAGACCAGCCTGGAAATCGGCCTGATCGCGACCGTCATCGCGCTGCTGCTGGGCATACCCGTCGCGTATGCGTTTTCGCGCATGCCGCCGCCCGGCATCGGCGCCATCCGGCAAATCCTGACGTCGCCGCTGATCATTCCCGCCATCCTGGTGGGCCTGGGCTTGCTGCACCACCTGGTGCTGACCATCAATGCGCCCGTGTACGTGGGCCTGTTGATCGGCCATATCGCGCTGTTGATTCCGTACTCGGTGCGCGTGGTGTACGCCAGCCTGGTGAATTTGCGCGTGGATATCGAGGATGCCGCCATCACGCTGGGCGCATCGCGCCTGCGGGCGTTCTTCATGATCGTGCTGCCGAATATCCGCAACGCCGTGATCGCCGCCTTCTTCCTCGCTTTCGTCACCTCGTTCAACCAGGTGCCCGTCTCGCTGTTCCTGACGGGCCCGGGCATCAGCACCTTGCCGATCGAGATGCTGGGGCATATGGAAAACAGCTTCGACCCGTCGATCGCTGCCCTGTCGACCTTGCTGGTCTTGTTCACCATGGCCTTCGTGATGGTGACCGAGAAGGTGCTGGGCATTTCTAAATACATGTAAGAGGCAACACACCATGAGTTATCTGGAACTGCACAAGCTGAACCTTGGCTACGCCAAGAACACGACATCCGTGAAAGACCTGGACCTGCACGTCGAGCAGGGCGAACTGATTTCCCTGCTGGGCCCCAGCGGCTGCGGCAAGACCACCACCATGCGCGCCATCGCCGGCCTGATGCCGCTGCAGTCGGGCCGCATCGTGCTCGACGGTCGCGAAATCGGCAAGCTGGCGCCGAACAAGCGCAATATCGGCATGGTGTTCCAGTCGTATGCGCTATTCCCGCACCTGAACGTGTACGACAACATCGCCTTCGGCTTGCGCCTGCGCAAGGTTGCGCCAGCCTTGTTGAAAAACAAGGTGGAAGCCGTGATCGCGGCCGTGGGACTGACCGGTTTTGAAACCCGTTTGCCGGCGCAGATGTCCGGTGGCCAGCAGCAGCGCGTGGCGCTGGCGCGCGCCATCGTCGTCGAGCCGGCCCTGCTGCTGCTGGACGAACCACTGTCGAACCTGGACGCCAAGCTGCGCGTGCAGATGCGCGCCGAGCTGCGCCGCATCCAGCGCGAACTGGGCATCACCATGCTGTACGTGACGCACGACCAGGAAGAAGCGCTGGCCCTGTCCGACCGCATCGTCGTCATGAACGGCGGGCGCATCGAGCAGCTGGCCGCGCCGGAAGCCGTCTTCAATACGCCGTCGACGCGCTTTGTTGCCAACTTCATGGGCTTTGAAAACCTGTTCGATTACCGTGACGGCGCGCTGCACCACGCGGGCGCCAGCCTGCCTTACACGTCTCCCGTCGCTGCCGGCACCACGGTGCTGGGTTGGCGTCCGGACAAGGTACGCGTCTGCGCGCCTGACGACGCAGCTGGCCAGTACCCGGGCACCGTGCTGGCACGGGGCTTCCTGGGCGACACCGTCGAATACCTGCTGCAAACGCCGCTGGGCCAGGTCAAGGGTATTTGCGCGGCCGGTGGCGCCGCCTGGCGCGAAGGCACGGCCGTGTCCTTCGTGCTGCCGTCCGACAGCGCCCTGTGGCTGGGCGCGTGATTTTTTAATGGAAAGCATCATGACCCAAGCCTTGAAAAAATCTGGCTCGATACCGATCCCGGTTTCGACGACTGGCTGACGATGTTGCTCTTGGGCAGCAATCCCGATATCGAGTGGCTGGGCGTGAGCGTGGTGGCGGGCAATGCGCCCGTCGATATCACCTACGACAATGCCTTGCGCATCAAGGCCCATGATGGCTTGACGGTACCGATTTACCGCGGCTGCGACAAGCCGCTGGCCGGCGTCATCGAAACGGCGCAGCGCATCCTCGGCGACAGCGGCATGCCGACGACAGGCGAGATCCTGCCGCCCGGCGCCGCCGTTGACGCTGCCGGCCACGCCGTCGATGCGCTGATCGCCGCCGTACGCGCCCACCCTGGCCAGATCACCATCATGGCGATTGCGCCGATGACGAACCTAGCCACGGCCTTGTCGCGTGCCCCCGACATCGCCGGCAAGATCGTCGAGATCATCCTGATGGGCGGCTCGACCGACCAGGGCAACCACACGGCGGCGGCCGAATTCAATATCTATGCGGATCCGGAAGCGGCCGCCCAGGTCTTCAAGTCCGGCATCCCCCTGCGCATGTTCGGCTTGAACCTGTGCCGCCAGCTGCTGGTGACGAACGTGGACGTGCAACGTCTGCGCGCCATCGGCACGCCGCGCGCGCAGCGGCTGGCCGGTTACCTGGAAGCGTATGTGCGCATCCGCAGCAGCGACGGTTCCGTGCCCATGCCCATGTACGACCCGGTGGTGGCCCTGTACCTGGAAGCGCCGCGGCTGTTCCAGTTCCAGCCGGCCCACGTGGCCATCGAATTGACGGGCGAACTGACGCGCGGCATGACGGTGTGCGAGTTCCGCGTGCCGCGCCGCGCGCCCATCAACACGCAGGTGGCGATGCTGGCCGACGGCCCGGCCGCCATCGAGCGCCTGATGCGCCGCCTGGCCGCCATTCTCGTCTGACCCACTTCACTACGAAACGAGCTTCATGTCTAATTCACCCCTGAGCATCGAACAGTTTTTACGCGCCATGCCGAAAGTGGAGCTGCATTGCCACCTGTTCGGCACGGTGCGCCAATCGACTTTCCGTGCGCTGGCTGCCAAGACGGGCAATGTCGTCACCCCCGAGGAAATCGACGCGTTCTATACGCGCGGCGACAAGCCCGTCGGCGTGCTGCGCGTGCTGCGCGCGCTCGACGCGCACCTGATCGTCTCGCCGACTGACCTGTATTGCCTCGCCTACGAATACCTGGAAGACGTGCATGGCCACGGCGTGCGCTATGCGGAGTTCTTCTGGAACCCCACCGGCACCGTGCGCGTCTCGGGTATCCGCTACGAATCGGCGCAAGACGCCATCGTGGCGGCCATCCGCGACGCGCAGCGCGACTTTGGCGTGATTGGCCGTTTGATCCCCAGCATCGATCGCGAAGCCAGTCCTGCCGAAGCCGTGCAGATGGTGGAATGGATGAAGGCATACCGCGCGCCGGAAGTCATCGGCATCGGCATTGACTACCGCGAAAACGACCGCCCGCCCGAACTGTTCATCGAAGCCTATCGCGCCGCGCGCGCAGCCGGCTTCAAATGCACGGCGCATGCGGGTGAATTCGGCATGCCGTGGATGAACGTGGAGACCGCCATCGAGCAACTGCAGGTGGACAGGATCGACCATGGCTACACGATTGTCGACAATCCCGCGCTGGCGCAGCGCTGCGTGGAACGTGGCCTGGTATTTACCGTGGTGCCGACCAATTCGTATTATTTGCGCACCCTGGCGCCCGAACGCTGGGCCCTGGACCACCCGATCCGCGCCATGGCCAAGCTGGGCTTGAAACTGCATCCGAACACGGACGACCCGACCCTGCACCACGTGACGCCGACGGGCGCCTGGATGATGATGCGCGAATTCGGCTTTGGCCTCGACGACATGCGCGGCTTCATGTTGAATGGTCTCGATGCGGCCTGGATAGACGACAGCACGCGGCGCGACTGGCGCGTGGAATTCACGCGTGAATTCGACGCCTTGCGCGCAAGAGTCGTCGAGTAAATCAGGCCGACGCCGGTGGCGGTGCCAGCAGCGAGGGAAACGCCCGCTGCGGACATGCCTGCCGTTCGCACACCTTGCAGCCCGTGCCGATGGGCGTGGCGCTGCTCGGGTCGTGCAAATCGAGTCCCTTCGAGTAAATCAGCCGGTGCGCCTGCGAGATGTCGCAACCGAGCGCCACGGCAAAGGTCTTGCCCGGCGCCCGGAAGCCTGGCGAGGCCGTGCTGACTTGGCGCGCGATCCACAGATAAGTGCAGCCGTCGGGCATGCTGGCCACTTGCGTGAGCACCTGGCCTGGATGGCTGAAGGCGTCATACACAATCCACAGCGGGCACGTGCCGCCCACCCTTGAAAAGTGAAAGTCCGTGGCCGATTGGCGCTTCGAGACATTGCCCGCCCGGTCGACGCGTACAAAGAAAAACGGCAAACCTGCCGCCTCGGGGCGCTGCATGGTACTCAAACGGTGGCACACGGCTTCGAAACCCACGCCGAACTGGTGCGCCAGGCGCTCGATATCGTAGGCGCGCGTCTCCGCCGCCTGCAGGAAGCGTTGATACGGCATCAGCAGGGCGCCGGCAAAATAATTGGAAAACGCCAGGCGCGCGCTCGTTTGCGCGGCCGCGCCGGAGAGTCCCGCCGCCAGCACCAGGGCGTCGATCAGCTCGCTGTGCTCGAGCAGGCTGATTTGCGCCGCCATCTGGAAGGCGCGCTGGCCGCCCGTCAGGGTATCGGGCAGCCACAGGATATGTTGCTGGGCGTCATAGCGGTGCTTGCGCACCATGCCCGCGTCGCCATCGGACAGTTGCACCTGGATGCCGTGGCACTCCAGCAAGCG
It encodes the following:
- a CDS encoding short-chain fatty acyl-CoA regulator family protein is translated as MAKVFMGVRLQRLREERRMTQVALAKSLGISPSYLNQMERNQRPLTVPILLRIGTVLGVDPQIFSEHDSASLVADVRDVFGELPDAPPTSMAELKMLVENMPELARSILLLQRRYRVMAERADTLAARLDDGSRGASSAAPSTDEEVREYLNRRQNYIDELDRAAELVAGELDPAMRTLDALQSRLLECHGIQVQLSDGDAGMVRKHRYDAQQHILWLPDTLTGGQRAFQMAAQISLLEHSELIDALVLAAGLSGAAAQTSARLAFSNYFAGALLMPYQRFLQAAETRAYDIERLAHQFGVGFEAVCHRLSTMQRPEAAGLPFFFVRVDRAGNVSKRQSATDFHFSRVGGTCPLWIVYDAFSHPGQVLTQVASMPDGCTYLWIARQVSTASPGFRAPGKTFAVALGCDISQAHRLIYSKGLDLHDPSSATPIGTGCKVCERQACPQRAFPSLLAPPPASA
- a CDS encoding nucleoside hydrolase, producing the protein MWLDTDPGFDDWLTMLLLGSNPDIEWLGVSVVAGNAPVDITYDNALRIKAHDGLTVPIYRGCDKPLAGVIETAQRILGDSGMPTTGEILPPGAAVDAAGHAVDALIAAVRAHPGQITIMAIAPMTNLATALSRAPDIAGKIVEIILMGGSTDQGNHTAAAEFNIYADPEAAAQVFKSGIPLRMFGLNLCRQLLVTNVDVQRLRAIGTPRAQRLAGYLEAYVRIRSSDGSVPMPMYDPVVALYLEAPRLFQFQPAHVAIELTGELTRGMTVCEFRVPRRAPINTQVAMLADGPAAIERLMRRLAAILV
- a CDS encoding ABC transporter permease — its product is MKESLFSRAVLWLVFLFLLGPFAIVVLAGFSGGETLAFPPESYSLRWILEVWSAPEFRRAFQTSLEIGLIATVIALLLGIPVAYAFSRMPPPGIGAIRQILTSPLIIPAILVGLGLLHHLVLTINAPVYVGLLIGHIALLIPYSVRVVYASLVNLRVDIEDAAITLGASRLRAFFMIVLPNIRNAVIAAFFLAFVTSFNQVPVSLFLTGPGISTLPIEMLGHMENSFDPSIAALSTLLVLFTMAFVMVTEKVLGISKYM
- a CDS encoding ABC transporter ATP-binding protein; amino-acid sequence: MSYLELHKLNLGYAKNTTSVKDLDLHVEQGELISLLGPSGCGKTTTMRAIAGLMPLQSGRIVLDGREIGKLAPNKRNIGMVFQSYALFPHLNVYDNIAFGLRLRKVAPALLKNKVEAVIAAVGLTGFETRLPAQMSGGQQQRVALARAIVVEPALLLLDEPLSNLDAKLRVQMRAELRRIQRELGITMLYVTHDQEEALALSDRIVVMNGGRIEQLAAPEAVFNTPSTRFVANFMGFENLFDYRDGALHHAGASLPYTSPVAAGTTVLGWRPDKVRVCAPDDAAGQYPGTVLARGFLGDTVEYLLQTPLGQVKGICAAGGAAWREGTAVSFVLPSDSALWLGA
- a CDS encoding adenosine deaminase, with product MSNSPLSIEQFLRAMPKVELHCHLFGTVRQSTFRALAAKTGNVVTPEEIDAFYTRGDKPVGVLRVLRALDAHLIVSPTDLYCLAYEYLEDVHGHGVRYAEFFWNPTGTVRVSGIRYESAQDAIVAAIRDAQRDFGVIGRLIPSIDREASPAEAVQMVEWMKAYRAPEVIGIGIDYRENDRPPELFIEAYRAARAAGFKCTAHAGEFGMPWMNVETAIEQLQVDRIDHGYTIVDNPALAQRCVERGLVFTVVPTNSYYLRTLAPERWALDHPIRAMAKLGLKLHPNTDDPTLHHVTPTGAWMMMREFGFGLDDMRGFMLNGLDAAWIDDSTRRDWRVEFTREFDALRARVVE
- a CDS encoding ABC transporter permease yields the protein MFADPKKRLGLLLVLPALIFIVVCFLLPVLALLVDAFRVGDGMQWGVDRFIEFFSQEFNRTIFWRTLRIAALVTLASIILGYPAAQAVARVSPKWRGLVVGMMILPLMVSPIARTYAWIVLLGRNGAVNAALVNMGLTEEPLRLLFSEFAVFVGLLQLLLPLMLMSLAGALENLPRDVEPAAATLGANPWQVFCKVTLPLTQEGLVVGGTLVFTGCVTAYVTPALLGGTKVLMLETLLYQKVSVESDFGAANVIAVILVCMTLLVNAGLKRISSSRSSV